The genomic DNA ACGGGGAAATGAGGCACAGACTCTTGGTAATGAAGCAAACAACAAGATGAGTCTGGTGATGAAGATAGCACAGGAGAGTGTTGAGGATATTGATGAACTCAACTCGCAGATTCGGGAGATCAATAAGATCGTCAAGATGATCAATGACATTGCCGGACAGATCAATCTGCTTGCCCTGAATGCTGCAATCGAAGCTGCACGGGCAGGAGATGCGGGAAGAGGGTTTGCGGTTGTTGCCGGTGAAGTCAAGAACCTGGCCGCTGATGCACGGAAAGCAACCGACCATATCGGCGATGTTATAACCGCCATTCAGAGAAGCAGTGAGAAGACATCAACGGCGATCCGATCTTCCCACTCCGAGATTGCTGTCGGCGTGGAAAGTGTGAACAAGACCATAGAGTCACTCAATATTATGGTCAGCGGGGCATCAGAAGTGACCAGGGACATGGGAGAGATTGTCAGAGCGATAGAAGATCAGGCAAATATTGCCACAGCCATCGTTAACACTGCCCAGGAAGGGATCAGTCTGACAAGTGAGAACCTTACCCAGATAGAAGAACTCTCCGCTCTTGCAGAATCAGTCAGTGCCTCAGTCCAGGAGATCAACAGTGCTATTATTGAAGTCGAAGGATTGTCCGGAGAACTCCGGACCCAGATTCAGGCCTTTAAAATATAATTAAAAAAAGTTCTGGGTGGCATAATAATATTCACCATCAAATGCCACCCCAATTCCGATTTTTTCGTGAGCGGGGAGGAGAAGTGCCTCTTTATGCGGCGGGCTGTCCATAAAGGATTCAATGGCCACCTGTGCAATCTCATAGGGGTCATCATTTCTGATCTCCCCAAATCCGTACACATCCTTCTCAACCGGGATCTTCACAATATTCTCTCCAATTCCGTAAAACGATGTCCCGTCCGGCAGCGTCCGGGACTGATCATAATGATGGCGATCTGCACGATCTGCAGGGTCCTCACCATCCGGATTGGTATGATCAAAAAAGCCCCTGTGAGCCATATCTTTGCTGTGCTCGAGAGCGATCACATCCAGAGCGGTGTCACGGGTAAGTGAAGGCAGGTCCCGGAGGGCCCGTTCATCATTCGAGAGAACAAGAATAATCTCTGCAATCTTTTCATTGAACCAGTCCTGTGGCCGGGTATATGTCTTCCCAATGGTAACGGTCCCCTGTGAAATGACATCATTCTCAGGATGGGGATCAGGAGTAAGGGAAAAACCCGGTCCCAGAATTGCCCCTGCGATATACTCCCCCGGAGGAATGGTATCTGGCACAGTTGCCAGGAGTTCACGATGGGCAGTCTCTCCAGGCCTGAGGAATGAGAAATGCACCGATCCCAACTCATAATCAGCCGGTGTAATTTTTTCATCGGAAGAGAGATAAAAAGTCACTTTTCTGCTCATCGAGATCATCTGACCATAATTGACTGCTGTCACACTTCCAAAAACGGAAGAGCCTGGAGCAGCAGAGGGTTGAACATCGATTGAAAGCAGTCCGATATCTGCTGCTTTTTCTTCTCCGGCCACAAAACACGGGATAGTAAGAAGCAGAACACAGATGAGGAAAAAACGAAATATCAGTATGAAATCACCCATAAAAACCTGAAGAGTTTGCTGAAATATTGTCTGATCTCACCATCATTAGTGTTTCTGGTCTCTTAAAACCGAAACCACCGCATCATCACAATGGCATCTTCTGTGTCGGCATAATACCCGCAGATCTGAAACACCGGTTCGTACCCGAGTTTTGTGTAAAACTGGATGGCAGAGGTGTTTGAGACTCTGACTTCGAGCTGCATGG from Methanospirillum hungatei JF-1 includes the following:
- a CDS encoding CAP domain-containing protein; its protein translation is MGDFILIFRFFLICVLLLTIPCFVAGEEKAADIGLLSIDVQPSAAPGSSVFGSVTAVNYGQMISMSRKVTFYLSSDEKITPADYELGSVHFSFLRPGETAHRELLATVPDTIPPGEYIAGAILGPGFSLTPDPHPENDVISQGTVTIGKTYTRPQDWFNEKIAEIILVLSNDERALRDLPSLTRDTALDVIALEHSKDMAHRGFFDHTNPDGEDPADRADRHHYDQSRTLPDGTSFYGIGENIVKIPVEKDVYGFGEIRNDDPYEIAQVAIESFMDSPPHKEALLLPAHEKIGIGVAFDGEYYYATQNFF